A genomic window from Salvia hispanica cultivar TCC Black 2014 chromosome 5, UniMelb_Shisp_WGS_1.0, whole genome shotgun sequence includes:
- the LOC125186384 gene encoding dirigent protein 1-like, which translates to MAKVPTLSLIILLLFLAISHPTNSQQFSTKVFKRSERLIHFHFFLRESIRGDAPSALVVAQAPTTNTYRYYFGTVFVFDDPLTEGPNLSSRAVGRAQGMATYAEVEDLAQLVVYNYFFTEGRYNGSTLNVIGRDMPRLPERNLSVVGGTGRLRFAKGHVRIREFSDDVERGVFVDEHDVYIYLYSTP; encoded by the coding sequence ATGGCCAAAGTTCCAACATTATCTCTCATCATCCTCCTCCTTTTCTTAGCCATTTCCCACCCAACAAACTCCCAACAATTCTCTACAAAAGTCTTCAAGAGGTCAGAGCGGCTAATTCACTTCCACTTCTTCTTACGCGAATCCATCCGTGGCGACGCGCCGTCGGCCTTGGTCGTGGCGCAGGCCCCCACCACCAACACCTACCGATACTACTTCGGCACGGTGTTTGTCTTCGACGATCCCCTGACGGAAGGGCCGAACCTGAGCTCGAGGGCGGTGGGCCGAGCTCAGGGGATGGCCACGTATGCCGAGGTGGAAGATCTGGCGCAATTAGTGGTGTACAATTACTTCTTCACCGAGGGGAGGTACAACGGCAGCACGCTAAACGTGATAGGGCGTGATATGCCGCGATTGCCTGAAAGGAATCTGTCGGTCGTTGGCGGCACCGGCCGTCTTCGGTTTGCGAAGGGGCACGTTCGGATTAGGGAATTTTCGGATGATGTGGAAAGGGGGGTTTTTGTGGATGAGCATGatgtctatatatatttatatagtactccataa